The Biomphalaria glabrata chromosome 1, xgBioGlab47.1, whole genome shotgun sequence sequence CTCTGAAATGAAGTGGCCAGCCAATGGATGGAGGCCAAGGGCCATTAAGGTTCCGGCCACCATGTACACCACAGGCTTAATTCCGAACAGCTGAAAGATTAGGATATCGTAGGCGAACTGGACGATGGTGTTGATTGTCTCCCACCCGGTCAGGGGCTTGGGGCTCTTGTAAAAAGGGCGGATGGAGTGGAGGATAGGGTGAAAAATGAGCCAGATCATCTTTGTGACCGGGCGCTTGAAGAGCCAAGATTCCAGCCGAGTGGGAATATCCACATCTTGGTACTCCTCGCCAAGGTATCGGTGGTGGTCAGCGTGGTACTTTTTGTACGTGATGGCCATCGGGACACCAATAGGTAAGTTGCACCACAGGCTGAGTACACGGTTCATCCAGGCCAATCTCCCATGCCCGAAAGCTAGATTGTGCCCAATTTCATGAATAGCAGATCCTAACGAATGATTGAACACTCCCCCAATACAATAAGCCATGAACATCAGAAAAGGCCAAGACGCGTCTTTTAGAAGCCAGCAAAGTATAAACTGCGAGATTACACAAATAGAAGTAGGGACGACAATCCAAATGTCGGGTCCCATCAGGCTCTTTATTTCTGGATGTTTGTCTAGAATCTCTTGCCGCCTTCCCGTATGGGGCTCGCCAGTGTACATACAATAGTCTTCATCATTTTCAATTTTGGTTTTGAGAGTGATGAAACTGTTGAACCACTTGAACGGGTCGTCTGGTATCTTGAGAATTTTACGAATGTCTTTTTTGGGCGCGTTGTGATTGCCATTGGCTGTCTTTGCTGAATGATTGCCGTTTGCTGTCTTTGCTAAAATGTGATTGCCGTTGGCTGCTTTTGCTAATTGACCTTTTCCGTTGGCTGTCTTGGTTACATGATTGTTATCTGATTTGATCCCGTTCATACCATTGGCATGGCCGTTCATTTTAGTAATCGTCGACATCTGAAATAGTATAAAAGGGAAAGTATTTAGATACAAATCTAATGGCAGAAACGAAGTATATCACGACATTTACTGTCTTGGATCCGTTGTCAAAAGTCAGTTCTTTACTCAGTTATTGTTTCTGTGCATTACAATGTTGATATCAAACTGACGTCTAGAGGCTTTTAAGACCTTCTCCAAGACGCGCAAAAATATTGACTTTCAATTCATTTGTGGGTTAGGATGTTTTGAATGTGTATAaccctttgtttttgtttaccgTCCGTGGAAACACGCGTAGCATAGTGCAGAAATGCATGTActatacataggcctactatgTACTACACATATTTGTTGATTTATGACTAAATCATACACTAATCAATCTCGTTTCCATGACTCACTTTCACTAAACATTTGGTGTGTTGCAGGTTATTGTATATGTCGCAtgtaaaaacaagtttttttttatatgctaTGGAAAACCTGCTAATGGTAATCCCTATTTTATATTGGATACACAAAATTAAATACGATATTCACGTGCACTGCAGAGTTCCAAGTCATATTCAAAACCTTTTTAGATGTTAATATGCTTTCTATAAATTCTATAGTCTCATTTTTAGACGTTCTACTATACAGCGAATGTTGTTCAGACTTGTCCCAAAAAGTTGCGCATATTGCCTGTTTACAACCCTTGCGTTTTTAAATCCGTTTCCCAGTAAGTTATCGATTGTTGGTGTAAATATCGATTAGATATATGATTACTGAgatttcaaaaactttttttttccttgctttTTATCGTGTCAGAAAGTGTCTGATCAAATTATGACTGGGTCTTTCTTTTATTGTTTGAAAcgtttcacacacacacatacacacacacacacacacacacacatacatataattaGTTTGTAATTGGAATAAGCAAACacctagtaaataaaaaaatatttaaaaaaaaattttttttacattcattaaCAATGATTACATTACTGCTGTTACAGCTGATTATATGAGCGGTTCTCTGTTTGTTCTTCCCGGCGCTTTCTTAGTGAGGCGTTCAAATGAAGACCTACATTCATTATCAAATAATTGAGAACCTATGATGAAGATGTATTTAAATGTTGTTATGAAATAAGTGAATGTTTAACACACAGACATACGAACAAATCTTATTTTAGCTTCATAAACTCAATACTACGAGCTTACAAAGACTCATTCTCCTTCAATTCATTTGATTCATATCGAGCCAGTATTACGTGAGAAACATCATTAAAACATGAATAGATAGATGTTCCCGtgcaagtggggggggggggggcggggaatATACTGAAAGTTCACCGGGAAAGTTGCTGAGTGAAACGCGACATTAAATATTCACAATATCggtttaaaactagatctgggTTATACAACAGAGGGAATTATAGGTATCAGTATTACTAAGCACAGATTTTGGACTTAATGAAGGGAAATGAGAAGGTAAACATCTTGCCAGATTGTTCATTGGATCTCTTAGAACAGACAGCTCATATGGCCACAACATAAACCAACATTGTGTGTCAGAATGGAACAGCTCATATGGCCACAACATAAACCAACATTGTGTGTCAGAATGGAACAGCTCATATGGCCACAACATAAACCAACATTGTGTGTCAGAATGGAACAGCTCATATGGCCACAACATAAACCAACATTGTGTGTCAGAATGGAACAGCTCATATGGCCACAACATAAACCAACATTGTGTGTCAGAATGGAACAGCTCATATGGCCACAACATAAACCAACATTGTGTGTCAGAATGGAACAGCTCATATGGCCACAACATAAACCAACATTGTGTGTCAGAATGGAACAGCTCATATGGCCACAACATAACCAACATTGTGTGTCAGAATGGAACAGCTCATATGGCCACAACATAACCAACATTGTGTGTCAGAATGGAACAGCTCATATGGCCACAACATAAACCAACATTGTGTGTCAGAATGGAACAGCTCATATGGCCACAACATAAACAAACATTGTGTGTCAGAATGGAACAGCTCATATGGCCACAACATAAACCAACATTGTGTGTCAGAATGGAACAGCTCATATGGCCACAACATAAACCAACATTGTGTGTCAGAATGGAACAGCTCATATGGCCACAACATAACCAACATTGTGTGTCAGAATGGAACAGCTCATATGGCCACAACATAACCAACATTGTGTGTCAGAATGGAACAGCTCATATGGCCACAACATAAACCAACATTGTGTGTCAGAATGGAACAGCTCATATGGCCACAACATAAACAAACATTGTGTGTCAGAATGGAACAGCTCATATGGCCACAACATAAACCAACATTGTGTGTCAGAATGGAACAGCTCATATGGCCACAACATAAACCAACATTGTGTGTCAGAATGGAACAGCTCATATGGCCACAACATAAACAAACATTGTGTGTCAGAATGgaacagctgaaaaaaaaaacagtaggtTAATTTTCTTTGGCACAGAATACGAAATAGTATacagcaggaaaaaaaaaacctggcaaTATGAAGTCTCATAACAAATTTGATTGATAGTTTACACCGGCTGATGGTAGTGTGGAGATTGCTACCTATGTTTGTTGTGAACCCGTCAGGAAACGCAAACTGTATGGCCATATCACGAGGTCCTCACTCAATGCTCGAAAATACCTTCCTGCAGTAATCAAGGCGAAAGACAAGAGAGGAACGAGAAAGACGTTCGACTGATCGTGTGTGctgtcccaacggtccaacaggtAGGTGAAGGTGACAGTCTGGTGATGCGATGATTGTTACCATACGCAAGAGTGATAAGATGAAAACACTGTTGACTGGACACCAGAGTTTTGTCAGTGATGTGGAAGAGGGAGATATAaagccccccccctttttttttaaaataattgtatttgtttgtaaTAAGTACAGCTTTCAATGGTCTCTCCTTTACTCAGTCATCTTGCTCAACGGCAACGTCTGTCAGTCCATTCAGGTATATAGTTTTCTAATCATACATTTAtactaaagagagagagagagagagaaagagagagagaaaaagaaagagagagaaagagagagaaaaagagagagagaaagagagagagaaagagagagagaaaaagagagaaagagagagagagaaagatagagaaagatacagagaaaaagatagagagagagagagaaaaaaagatagagagagagaaagagagagagaaaaagataaagagagagagagagagagaaagatagagagacagagagagagagagagaaagatagagagacagcgagagaaagagagagaaagaaagagagagagaaagagagaagcgGAAGAGAGCTATGTGTTACATAAACTGAATAAAATTAAGGATAAACAATCACTCTCCCATTGTTcatccaacttttttttttcctggcgaCCTTTTGTTCAACATGTGTACGTGCTCTCCTGAGAGAAGAATGGAATAGACCAAGATGTAGTGGTCCCTTCATGTGTTCAAACCACCTACCTTTCATTGCTACACAGAGCTCCAGCGTGACTAACTAGTGAGCGCGTTACCACGATATTAATGTATGTCTATGTATATAGTGTAGTCAATAAAACAAGTGCATAAATCCGTCAGTGCATCTATTTGAACATAAAATCATGTATTGAGCTCACAAGTAATAGGCTAGAAGAATAAATGAtcgaaataatttatttatctttagCAAACGCCCAACCAATAACTGCATACAGtaacgggggagggggggggggaagtaatcTAAATGTCAACTTGTCCCTGCATatgttctcccccctcccctcaatTTGTAAACCACGACCTACATGCGCGCATCCCCAACGACTTCCAACTTAACGTCCTGTTGTTTTACGACCTAAGCTTCCTTCGTTTCTTTTGTTGactgactgtgtgtgtgtgtgtggggggggggggtgatttacAATAGACCCGATAAGAGTTTTTTTACAAACACTGAGCAGCATGGGGTCGTTTGACCATATTTTACCTTCTCTCTGTTAGGTCTCTCTGTTGCAACTCTCTGGTCGGCTTGATTTCGCCCGGTGTCAAAGGAACTTTTTAACCGTTCATTATTTATcattttgaaaatttttaagaatgaaaaatataaGGAGTTTACTCTGGAAAGAAGTTAGTTGGACTTTGCCAACTAGCAGTGTTGACCGATCCCTGAGCATTGAGACAAAAAGAGTTGAATCTGTGTACGAACTAGTGTTGAAACAATGGTAGGGACTgggtattatatttttagcacgaacata is a genomic window containing:
- the LOC106069456 gene encoding sphingolipid delta(4)-desaturase/C4-monooxygenase DES2-like, which produces MSTITKMNGHANGMNGIKSDNNHVTKTANGKGQLAKAANGNHILAKTANGNHSAKTANGNHNAPKKDIRKILKIPDDPFKWFNSFITLKTKIENDEDYCMYTGEPHTGRRQEILDKHPEIKSLMGPDIWIVVPTSICVISQFILCWLLKDASWPFLMFMAYCIGGVFNHSLGSAIHEIGHNLAFGHGRLAWMNRVLSLWCNLPIGVPMAITYKKYHADHHRYLGEEYQDVDIPTRLESWLFKRPVTKMIWLIFHPILHSIRPFYKSPKPLTGWETINTIVQFAYDILIFQLFGIKPVVYMVAGTLMALGLHPLAGHFISEHYLFTAGQATHSYYGPLNFILYNVGYHNEHHDFPYIAYTRLPELKRIAPEYYDNLPYHSSWIKVVWDFIFDDNMGPHAHGVGFVKKEML